The following proteins are co-located in the Micromonospora coriariae genome:
- a CDS encoding ATP-binding cassette domain-containing protein, whose product MTTDLVIEAEGLVKTFGRTRALQGVDLAVPRGTVLGVLGPNGAGKTTAVRILSTLLVPDGGSARISGFDVVRDAERVRQTIGLTGQYASVDEDLTGRQNLELFGTLLELGRTGSRRRAAELLEWFDLTAAADRQAKTYSGGMRRRLDLVASLVGSPDVIFLDEPTTGLDPAKREDMWDVVRSLVTNGSTVLLTTQYLEEADALADAITVIDHGRVIAYDTPEGLKRVVGGQTLEVRPSDPAHLRRVAAILSEVGSGAQADEIRKGVLAVPVTDDEALTESVARFAAAGIAVTELSLHLPSLDEVFFTLTGRTASEDDTTRLKEVAA is encoded by the coding sequence ATGACAACTGACCTGGTGATCGAGGCCGAGGGCCTCGTCAAGACCTTCGGGCGGACGAGAGCGCTTCAGGGCGTGGACCTCGCCGTGCCCCGGGGGACGGTGCTCGGGGTGCTCGGCCCCAACGGCGCCGGCAAGACCACCGCCGTACGCATCCTCTCCACGCTCCTGGTCCCGGACGGCGGCAGCGCCCGGATCAGCGGCTTCGACGTGGTACGCGACGCCGAGCGGGTCCGGCAGACGATCGGGCTCACCGGCCAGTACGCCTCGGTCGACGAGGACCTGACCGGACGGCAGAACCTGGAGCTGTTCGGCACGCTGCTGGAGCTGGGGCGCACCGGCTCCCGACGGCGGGCCGCCGAACTGCTCGAATGGTTCGATCTGACCGCGGCCGCCGACCGGCAGGCCAAGACCTACTCCGGCGGTATGCGGCGGCGCCTGGACCTGGTCGCGAGCCTGGTCGGCTCGCCGGATGTGATCTTCCTGGACGAGCCGACCACGGGGCTCGACCCGGCCAAGCGCGAGGACATGTGGGACGTGGTCCGATCGTTGGTCACGAACGGCTCGACCGTGCTGCTCACCACGCAGTACCTGGAGGAGGCCGACGCGCTCGCGGACGCGATCACGGTGATCGACCACGGCCGGGTCATCGCGTACGACACACCCGAGGGGCTCAAGCGGGTGGTCGGCGGTCAGACGCTCGAGGTCCGGCCGTCCGACCCCGCCCACCTGCGGCGGGTCGCGGCGATCCTGTCCGAGGTCGGCTCCGGCGCGCAGGCCGACGAGATCCGCAAGGGCGTGCTCGCGGTGCCGGTCACCGACGACGAGGCCCTGACCGAGAGCGTCGCGCGGTTCGCCGCCGCCGGCATCGCGGTCACCGAACTCTCCCTGCACCTGCCGAGCCTCGACGAGGTGTTCTTCACCCTCACCGGGCGTACGGCATCCGAGGACGACACCACCCGCCTGAAGGAGGTCGCCGCATGA
- a CDS encoding ABC transporter permease: MSTLVSAAPAKSPALSAAVPNPRPFRLVRHSLALAKRSLIKTLRTPEALIDVTLQPVLFLVIFVYIFGGAVAGSTHDYLQFLLPGILAQTIATGAIAIGVNLNTDIAKGIFDRFRSLPIPRSAPLVGAVLGDVVRYVIVTISTLAIGYVLGFRIDSDPFRAIAGCLLAVLFALCLSWLPVFVSMKVRTPGAVQGLMFALIMPLSFASNVFVSADTLPGWMQAFVDVNPMTHLVAAVRGLFLGTPVGSHVWWTLAWCAGFVAVFMPLALRAYRKKI, from the coding sequence ATGAGCACCCTGGTCAGCGCAGCACCCGCGAAGAGCCCGGCGCTCTCGGCGGCCGTTCCGAACCCTCGACCGTTCCGGCTGGTCCGGCACTCCCTGGCGCTCGCCAAACGCAGCCTCATCAAGACCTTGCGTACGCCCGAGGCGCTCATCGACGTCACGCTGCAACCGGTGCTGTTCCTGGTCATCTTCGTGTACATCTTCGGCGGCGCGGTCGCCGGATCCACCCATGACTACCTGCAGTTCCTGTTGCCCGGCATCCTGGCGCAGACGATCGCCACCGGCGCCATCGCGATCGGCGTCAACCTGAACACCGACATCGCCAAGGGCATCTTCGACAGGTTCCGGTCGCTGCCGATCCCCCGCTCGGCGCCGTTGGTCGGCGCGGTCCTGGGCGACGTCGTACGGTACGTGATCGTCACGATCTCGACCCTCGCGATCGGTTACGTGCTCGGTTTCCGGATCGACTCGGACCCGTTCCGGGCGATCGCCGGTTGCCTGCTCGCTGTGCTGTTCGCGCTCTGCCTGAGCTGGCTGCCGGTGTTCGTCTCGATGAAGGTGCGTACCCCGGGCGCCGTGCAGGGCCTGATGTTCGCGCTGATCATGCCGCTGAGCTTCGCGTCGAACGTGTTCGTCAGCGCCGACACCCTGCCGGGCTGGATGCAGGCGTTCGTGGACGTCAACCCGATGACCCACCTGGTGGCAGCGGTGCGCGGACTGTTCCTCGGCACACCGGTCGGCTCACATGTGTGGTGGACGCTCGCCTGGTGTGCCGGCTTCGTGGCGGTGTTCATGCCGCTGGCGTTGCGCGCGTACCGCAAGAAGATCTGA